One genomic segment of Natrononativus amylolyticus includes these proteins:
- a CDS encoding SelT/SelW/SelH family protein, translated as MTSVEIEYCVPCGFLERAQAVQYALLQSFGDRLEAVTLRTGDHGVFVVRVDGEVVFDKADDEFDVDGLVRTVRDRL; from the coding sequence GTGACCTCCGTCGAAATCGAGTACTGTGTTCCGTGTGGCTTCCTCGAGCGAGCGCAGGCGGTCCAGTACGCCCTGTTGCAGAGCTTCGGCGACCGCCTCGAGGCCGTCACCCTCCGGACGGGCGACCACGGGGTGTTCGTCGTGCGGGTCGACGGCGAGGTCGTCTTCGACAAGGCCGACGACGAGTTCGACGTCGACGGACTCGTCCGGACCGTTCGCGACCGGCTGTGA